TTCATTTGCGTCTTTCAGTGGATGGTTCCCACCATACAGAACTCAATGAAACCATTTCaggtgcgtgcacacacacacacacacacacacacacacaactgtactgtatatgaagatAAATAGCTCTCATGACAGCAAGAAGCAAAGGATTATAGACTATAATTGATTTTGTctaaaagctatagtgtgtagtttctgtcacccccatgaggaattttaagtaatgacaacaacactgtcgccGCAgccacatgatgcaagccttcggtgatcgcgcaccgcccccacccctcctccacgcagttgctagtagcgcTTAACACGTGtaatcaaggaggacacggagatGCACGCAAATGTCGCTGGACTACACccttttgtaaacatagccatactgagaaatacaggggGAGTTTTGTGGAGCTTATAGGCTTaatagctttgtatcaactaatttggcaatggcttgaacagacgttcattaatataaaatagttgcgcactatagctttaagggcATAACATCGTTAATGAGGAAATGTCATTGTTTGTGTCTTTCACAGGAAATGGACTTTTCTAGGATGGTGGAGCGCCTCCTAAAGTTAGCTGTGAGTATCGTGACGTTCTCTAGCTACACTAGACACAATTATGTCCAGTCGTAATGTAGTAATGTAATGTAGAGTTACTTTTGAAACGGAACGGCTGGCAGGTTCACAATCACTGGAACACACTATTCACAAACATATTTCTACCTTGCATTAGAaaatactgcaaaataaaataaagctctTTCGTTtcgtaaaaaataaataggaaaactgaaataaattgtccttgaaaaatagaaaaagtcaATCTACCCGGGTAGTaaaccaaaaacacattcaagTGTTCCTTATCTGGAATCCAGTATTCGAAATCCGGATGCGAATCAGTTCAGTCACTCCGCAGAAGAGAATCCGACACAGCAGAATGTTGCTCACTGGGACAGGCTCGCCATCGAAGTCGGCATGGTTTGGAACCAAACTAAATCCATGATCAAAACACAATCTGTTCATAACAGCACAGaatagattaaaaaacaaacaataataatcatttcTATCTCATTTTCCATATATGGTACCtcatttacttttcttttctcaataaaccagttacacatttaaaaccatTAGCTATGGTTTAGAGAACTGTTCAAATCACATTACAACTATGCTCCATACAAGTCTGTTTGACTAGAAACCATAGTTTGCCTTGGCAAAGACAAAACATGGTACAAAATTAAACGATAGCATTTCCACATTTCTTTTCTTACAATAAATGATGTTTCTTAAAGGATTAATGCATTTTTTACATCATAACATATGAGGAAATGTATGCTATTAAACATGAAATGAATGTTCACTTcactaaaaaacacatttagaacACAGTACTTATAAATACTCTCTTCAGCAAAACATAAAAATCACACATAATGATTTATGAACCAAGTGCAATATATAAACATCTTACAATACTCTCATGTCACtccgattgttttttttaagtagcaTGAGATCTTAAAACCTAAAATTGTTCAGTGATAGCATCACCTCAGGTTAGCTAGCAATACGGTAAGTTAATGAGCACGTTGAGACAACAGAAACTCACCTGAGGGTTCAGCAGGAAAACAAGGTggaacacaacagaaaaaaaaaacgtctccCACAATACAGTCCTCATGTTACTAGTAAAATATTATCTTATCCACACAACTCCTGATAAGAATTGACTAGATATCTCGCTTTATTTCGATCTATTTTCGCCACATGAATTAGAGCTTTTTTCTAATGCAACTTCATACTACGAAGAATCTCTCATGACGGATTAACAACCGCGCTAGCCCGCCCTCTGCTGGCATTATATAATTTGACACTCAAATAGTTAACCCTTTAGTGACAGCATATTCGATATGGGTTACAATAACCTTATAATGaaacataaataaagaaaatgaaaaattgcatgttattattattattgcatgtTGAACTATGAAGTTGTCTCCCGATAACTGTCTCATGTATCAGGACTTTGTGTAGCCTATTAGAGGGGAGGTAGCAACATGGCAACCATAGTATGACCTTACCAACCTGGACAACTTTCCTAAAATCTACCttgacactctctctctctctctctctctctctctctctctctctctctcccaggtCCCTAACCATCTGATATGGTTAATATTCTTCTATTGGTTTTTCCACTCTTCTATGAACTTTGTGGCAGAGCTGCTGCAGTTTGGAGACAGAGAGTTCTACAAAGACTGGTGGTGAGTAGAAGGAACATTTAATCACATGCCATTCATGTGCAgttgcacacacaaatacagtatgcaCACATGTAAAGAAACACAGCTAAACATTTGGATCACAACTAATAAAAACAGGCACACATGTTGAGGGTGTCCCATTTAAGCTGCAGGGTAatttacacaaaaaacacatttacagctGTGATCCCCCCTAATTTAAGCAGACCATGTGTCACAAATCAAACAGGaataaaagtgtatttatttaaatatgtagTCATGATTCAGAACACCCGGTGGTCTTGAAGTCAAATTCTCAAACTGTACCATTTTTGTTCATTTCAGGAACTCTGAGACTGTCACATATTTCTGGGCCAACTGGAATATCCCAGTTCACAAGTGGTGTCTGAGGTGAGcaccacatttttattttttcagcattGACACCATttgatgttttggcttcacattttcattgtagtctatatgaaataaaatccaaaGTACAATGATCAATGAATCAAAGTGCGgactgtgttattgtgtgttacAGACACTTTTATAAGCCGATGTTGAGGAAGGGGGTCAACAAGTTTCTGGCTCAAACCGCCGTCTTCTTGATGTCTGCCTTCTTCCACGAGGTAAACCAAAAGCATTAAGTCTTCCTATGAGACACGAAACAACTACTAAAGTCTACATATCTGCTAATTCAACCTCAAAACAGctgtcatttttaattaatgtCTGTACATTAAGTGGCCTGTTGGACAGTTATTAGCTGACAGCTGTGAGGTGCTGGCTTGCAGGTAAACAATCTAAGTCAAAAAAATTGATTGCTGaagctaaaaataaaaagattgcaTCTGGTTTATGAGTGTGCAGCTCTTCCCTCcttacatttacacattttgaatatattttttttaaaagttctgTGTCTGATTCattgtatttctgtctttcttcctcAGTACCTGGTGAGTGTTCCTCTGAAGATGTTCCGACTGTGGGCCTTTATGGGAATGATGGCTCAGGTAAGACATATTGAACCGTCcattttctctcctctgctgtAGACAAACACACTTTGACCTCTGAACTTCTCTTCAGGTTCCTCTGGCTTGGTTTGTGGGTCGTTTCCTGAATGGCAACTATGGCAATGCCGCTGTGTGGATGTCACTCATCATTGGCCAGCCTGTCGCTGTGTTGATGTACGTCCATGACTACTATGTCATTCATTATGGGAGCACTACGTAGTACCGGACAAACTCACACGTTcccacagtcacacacaaacatgtacaagTCATGTTGTATACCACCACACACACCAGCCTGCAGGACGACTTAATAAGTGAATGGCGAGCAAGTTAAAGTGACTTTAATAGAAAGCCCTGCTAATATGATCCTGTCAGTGAAAAGCAGCAACAGCAGGAATTTGACTTGTTGATTTTTGCACTAAAGAGAAATTAACCATAGTATTGTCAGGAAATGATTGTAACATAAGAAGTGCtttctttaacccttgtgttgtcttcccttcaaccttgaaaaaaacattttgtttttgctttttccaacgttttaatttctacgtcccatattttctgatataaaacaacaatttaaaacgggtcaatgtgacccgaggtcaacacaagggttaaagtggTATTCCACTTTAACAGGACAAACATACCTATGTAGTCAGCCTCCTGTATTAGCAAGCCTCGAGATCCACCATCACCACACACTCTTAATATCAGTTTCTAGCATTGGACGTTTCAACTTCAAACGATCCTGGACCCAAAGTGAAATAGCATTTGGATCTTTGTTATTGGAATTGATCCCTCTTGTTAGAAGTATGATTTTATCTTAAGCAAATTAAGCTAAACAAAAGTAAATGTGTGGTGCTAAGGTTTCCTAAAGTGGTCAATATTGGTGGTTGATGATTCATGAGCTCAAACAAAGGTTAGGTGCAATTTCCTCAACTTTAAAAGCAATTCACTGCATTCAAAAGTGGAAACACTGCGTGTAACTGAGCACTTCTCAAGTTCTGGGAAATGTGCACCCTTTCGTGCAACAAATGTGAACCACTGCCGAGAAGAGGATCCTGCCTCCACAGAGCTGATGTGAAAATGTTCTTCCTATAACAGTGGTTGtgaagtctttttcttttcttcatgtATCCAAAGACAACAAAGAAATAATGAAGCCAGACAGTTTGTTTCTCTGAGCTAAGGCTTAAAAATGGCAATTTAGGTTGTCTCCAGGTCTTCAAATTGACCACAGAGTTTTTTAAACGTACATTCTGCATATGTATCCTGTATCCCTCTTTTTGATGCAGCGCAGTTCTTCAGTATAAAGAAATTTATAATAAAAGGATATGTAaacaaaaatagttaaaaacaggaaactgaaggaAAATAAGCAAAAAAGTTTAGGAACTGCAAAAGTCTGTGACCTTATTTGTACAGTCGTGGACCTCCAGGCAGCCtctcctcttctgtctctcaaCTCCAAACATCATCAATGCAAGCTCTTAGTGTAACAGGACATGCTACATGTGCGTTATTTGTCTGTTATTTGCTTTAGTGTCTTTATTGTGTTCTGATTTGACTTATCAGATGGTGTATTTTATACTCTGTCTGCAGTTATGCTGTGCCAAATTATAATTTatgctgtgttttatttttatatcaatGATTTAATGCAATAGTTGATTTACTGATTTGAACCAATGAATGTTTTTTGCACTTTAAAGAGATGCATGCTGTTGACTAAAGCAATAGAGTTCTATGAATGTATTCGTTTAAGTTATATCAATCGTGTAAGGAAAATATGATTGTTAAAAtaatttgtatgttttgtaattaccttgttgacattttgttgttgtataaGGTTAGCTCAATTCTGAAATTGAGCTGTTTGATTCAAAGCAGCTGCGGTGGTAATGAGTTTTAAAACAACCTTTTCATGCCACAGGTTTTTTCAGTATATCAATTCTAGATTTCTTGGTTTGACCTGATTTAAAAGATGCCAATATGATTATTGCCATATAATAGTTAGACTgtgttattttacttttttatgtgTTGATCTGCTTTCCAAATACAGTGGCAGTTAGACTGATCATGATAAATTGGagccttttcatttttttcccccttattGATCACATTTCAGGGAAAACATTGTTGTTAAAGAATAACACCAGTTATCAAGAAGAATGTGTTGGCATTCCTTATTGAAATGTACAAGTGCCTGCTGTAAAAATAAGTTTAAactcaaaatgtaaaacatatacCAATTGTTTTACATGAAAAAGACAGAGGCCAAATACTTCCTTAACCTTATTCTATGTAGCAAATAGATTCACAATGCATTTATATTGAATTTTAAAATACTTGGCAACTGAAAACTTACTGCTCGCAGTTAAATGCAATATTAACTTTAAAGCAATACTTTTTCTGTTGAAGCATCATCACCTCAGCTTGAGATGGGACTATTAAAACTCCTCTGAGAATATGTTGCATCTCCTggttcatttgttttgtgttattttattttattcgtCTGAAGCCTAGTACTTCCTGTTTTCACATATTACTGCACTGTGTCTGCTATTGGAATACGAGTTAAAAATGCTTAAGATGCAGCCTTAAAAGTTGAACTGTCTTTAGTTGTTTTGGGGTGATTGTGTGATGCAACATGTAGTAAAATGAATGTATTACTGATCTGTTCATACTGTGCACAGCAATCCAAAGTAAAACATTGTTTTGGGAATGCAAATCACTTTTATAGCCTTTCACTTGATTTGTGTCAATTGATAAAGATTATTTATATTTGATGAATGACTCGTctatttttctttatatttaaaaaaaaaaaaaacaccttcatTTTTATTAGCAGGTAACAGAGGAGTATCCTGAATTCCCTGGGCACATATTATTGCACACTATTGTGTCTAGAAAACGGATTCTATCATCTTTAAACCCCTTCAGTCGGCATTGAAAACTGAGGACAGAGaagtccattaaaaaaaaaaaatgtactgtgCAGAGAGCAACATAAAACAGCACTCAAAAGCCATAGTTTCAAAATTACAATATTGCAAAGTTTTAAAGTTCATCGTATGTCTACACACAGAGAATCTGAAAGCTAAACTCCACATCAGGTCTGGGGGAACAGTGCAGGGTGAGAATCTCTACTGCtgcaagaaacacacacaaacggacaAGTGTTAGGCAAATATCTATCAAAGatagaatatttccatttgtaAAAAATACTGTATCGTGCAACATAATTATGTGGTTATATGTAGTGCATGTTTGCGTTCACCTTCGCTTTCTGGTTCTGGACAGGCAGGTAAAGTTTAAACTCGGCTGGGAGCTCGTCCTCAGCGTACAGTCTGTCTGAGAAATACACTCTCCTTATTCGACAGTTAGCGTGGATCTGAGAAAAAAGAGGTCAAACATAAGCAACAGAAAGTGGTTACAGTCTTAGAAGTTCACTGTAGAGATTACAATTaaccagagacggtttagaaccgagacgccccaactcagggtagtttcctgtatctgtgtcacatggGCTCCGCCacaaccacgcctctttaggagactggcggcaggtcctgagtgtattgattccaatgggagaagtgaacgtagATTATGAGCGATTATTTTGCCCCATATTAAccaaaaagtaaatattggacccatttttcacaagccacagatctccagaacattctgacactaaaatggcatttttcaaaACGGACACATCAGaagaaaatgtactttgttcCAGGCCTATTTCTGTCTCAGTACCAAACTCTCGtcagatctggcaacacagataagCTAACGTTCGTGAACGCccaaacaaaactaatctctgtgatgctaaatatgtcttttagctgtgtaaatatctcacgttagcaaaagaaattactaataaattatacaaatacaacttttcatccatccatccacacaacgttcactacactttcaaacgaggccacgcccctttaggagacagaagtgtgtaccgtttcatacTATTGGCGCTGCTTGAAATGTGCCATCTTTAGTATAGGGGATCTTTGAGTTAACTAGTGCAAGTAGCATCTGGTGACAGCTCTGTGCACTAACCTGTACACGCAGCGTCTCGATGTAATTGGTCCCGTAGGCCCTCCTGGTGAAGTCCGACAGGTTGAACTGAATCTGGTTCCAGCCATCATCCAGCCTCATAGGCATTGTGCAGATAAATGGCTTCACTCGAGTCGTGCTTTGATAGTTACTCGCCCGAAACCGCCGGCGAACATTTTTATCATCTAACACCTGAAAGTTGAAAACGATTGGAAGAAAGCATGAGTGACCATGAATCCTAACACAAATGTACTGGATGTTGTGTGCATATACGCATGAGTACACGTTTGTATCTGCAGGAATGCCTACCCTACCTGGACTTCAAAGGTGAAATACTTCTTGAGATTTTTGATTATCATAACGAGAAAAGGAAGCTTGATGCCCAATGTCTTCTTGGGGTCTGCGGGACATGTTATATACGTGGTACTGCAGGGAgtagaagaaataaaaagtcaaGGGGGATGAATGAGGGTGACTGGAGCTTAAATGAGTTCACCTGAGCTGAAGAATCAGTtaaacagacacaaactcaCCTGACGTTTGTCCCCTCAACTTCCAACACCAGTGAGTGGATGTCATTGTCTGTGATTCTCTTGATATGCCCATTCCTCACCTAAGGACACACagaaatattgtttttcttAAGGTTTATACGAAGAAATCAAGCTATATCTCACTGGTAAAGGAGGGCTGTCCCCATCATTAAACGTCAAAGATATAATCAATGATGACCTATTATGCAG
Above is a window of Sander vitreus isolate 19-12246 chromosome 14, sanVit1, whole genome shotgun sequence DNA encoding:
- the cfap20 gene encoding cilia- and flagella-associated protein 20 isoform X1 gives rise to the protein MFKNTFQSGFLSILYSIGSKPLQIWDKKVRNGHIKRITDNDIHSLVLEVEGTNVSTTYITCPADPKKTLGIKLPFLVMIIKNLKKYFTFEVQVLDDKNVRRRFRASNYQSTTRVKPFICTMPMRLDDGWNQIQFNLSDFTRRAYGTNYIETLRVQIHANCRIRRVYFSDRLYAEDELPAEFKLYLPVQNQKAKQ
- the cfap20 gene encoding cilia- and flagella-associated protein 20 isoform X2, encoding MFKNTFQSGFLSILYSIGSKPLQIWDKKVRNGHIKRITDNDIHSLVLEVEGTNVSTTYITCPADPKKTLGIKLPFLVMIIKNLKKYFTFEVQVLDDKNVRRRFRASNYQSTTRVKPFICTMPMRLDDGWNQIQFNLSDFTRRAYGTNYIETLRVQIHANCRIRRVYFSDRLYAEDELPAEFKLYLPVQNQKAK